From Kitasatospora sp. MAP12-44:
GAAGCGGTCGTAGCTGCTGTCGCCCCAGAGCACGTCGGCGTAGTTGTGCAGGCCGACGAACTTGAAGGTGTCGGGGATGTGGTTGACGCCCACCGTGTGGCCGGTGTTGAGGCTGGTGGCGTCGGTCAGGGTCAGGTAGACGCCGCGGGCCAGCGGGTAGCCGACCAGGACGCCGAGCACCAGGACGACCGGCGCGGCCATCGCGTAGGCGTACCAGTACGTGCTGTACGAGCGCTTGACGCGGGTGGCCAGGCCGGGACGCGGTTCGCGGTCACGGCCGCCCGTGCTGGGCGCGCCCTGGACGGCGACTGCCATGTGTTGACACCTTCTCTGAGCGGGGTCGCCGCCCGGCCCGCAAGGCGGTTGCGGGCCGGGCGGCGCGTTCGGGGTGGCTGAGCAGGACTACTTGGTGAAGTCCGGCAGGAGCTTCGCGTAGTCGCTCGCGGTGGCGTCCAGACCGGCCTGGGTGCTCTCCTGGTTCTGCAGGATCTTGCCGAGGTTGGTCCCGATCGAGGTGAACAGCGAGCTGTACTCCGGCAGTTCGGGGCGCGGCTGGGCGACCGGCAGGATCGCCTGGAAGCCGGCGATGCCCGGGTCGGCGGTCAGCGCGGGGGTGTAGGCGTCGGACCGGGTCGGCAGCGTGGAGTTCTTCTGCGCGATCTCGGTCTGGCTGGCGGCCGAGGTCATGAAGGCGGCGAACTTCTCGGCGGCGGCCTGGTGGGCGGCGTCCGAGCCGGCGTAGACGTCGATGTTGTGGCCGCCGGTCGGGGCGCCGGGCTTGCCGGCCGAGCCGGCCGGGACGGCGGCGATGCCGAGGTTGGCCTTGTCGGTGAACGCCGAGCCCTGGTAGATGTTGGTGATCTCCCAGGGGCCGTTGATGATGGCGGCGACCTTGCCGGTGTTGAAGGCGTCCATCATGTGCGCGTAGCCGTCGGAGGTCAGGTCGGCCTTGACGGTGCCGGGCGAGGTGAAGAGCGACTTGTAGGTCTCGACGGCTGCGGCGGCCTGCGGCGAGTTGACGGTGATCTTCTTGGCGGCGGCGTTCACCATGTCGGTGCCCTCGCCGAAGAGCAGCGGCATCGCGTAGTAGCCGTCGCCGGCCCGCATCTCGAAGCCGTCCACGCCGGTCTTGGCCTTCACCGTGGCGGCGTCGGCCTTCAACGCGTCCCAGGTGGTGGGGGCGGCGGTGATGCCGGCCTTGGCGAAGAGCGCCTTGTTGTAGAGCAGGCCGAGGGTGTCGGTGACCAGCGGGACGCCGTAGGTCTTGCCCTGGTAGCTGGCCTGCTTGAGCAGGCTGGGCTGGAAGGCGGCGGAGTCGGCCAGCGCCGGGGTGCCGTCCAGCGGGGTGAGGTAGCCGGCCTTGGCGAAGGCGGCGGTCCAGCCGACGTCGGAGCGGAAGACGTCCGGGGCGCCCTTGCTGCCCATGGCGGTCTGCAGCTTGTTCTGCGCCGAGTCGAACGGCACGTTGACGAAGTTGACCTTGATGTTCGGGTTGGCCGCCTCGAACTTCTTGGCCACGTCCTGGTAGGTCGGCGCCTCGTTGGTGGCGTTCGACGTGTCCCAGTAGGTGATGGTGACCGGGCCGTTGGCCGCAGTGGACGAGCTGGAGCCGCTGCTGCCGCAAGCCGCGAGAGAGACCGCGAGGGCCGCAACGAGGGCAGAGGCCGCGATGCCACGCCGCATGAGAACTCCTAGAGGGGGTGGGGGTGCCCGGGGGTGGTGAGTGGACGCGCATAATGGCCGTCCTGCGCCGACTCGCGCCCGGGAGGGACCTGGGCCGTCGGGCTTGTCGAGGAACGTAACAGCGATGCAATCGTGGCTGAAAGTCCTTGCAGCAAGTTTCTGAAAGATCAGGGCGATCGTTACATCCGCGTGTCCTCAGAGTTGCCGACGCGCGTCCTGAGGGCTGCGCGGCCCATCGGCCGGGCTGGTCCTTGACACCACAGGCCCGCTGGCCATGGGATTGTCCTGTCCGCCCGCAACCCTTGGGCGGGCGAAGCCCTGGCCGGCGCAGTCCAGGGTGGTCAGTCGCTCAGGAGGCGCACAATGGCGTACTACCGCACCGTCGGCACGGTGCCGCCCAAAAGGCACACCCAGCACCGGAACGAGGACGGCGGCCTCTACTACGAGGAGCTGATGGGTGAGGAGGGCTTCTCCTCCGACTCCTCACTGCTCTACCACCGCGCCATTCCGTCCGCGCTGGTCGACAGCCGCATCTGGGCCCTGCCGCAGGGCAAGCCCGAGCCGAACCACCCGCTGAAGCCCTTCCACTTCAAGCTGCACGACCTCTTCCCCGGGGAGGAGTGGCGCCAGACGGACGCCGTGCGCGGCCGCCGGGTGATCCTGGCCAACGCCGACGTCCGGATCGCCTACGTCGCCGCCGGGCTGCCCTCGCCGCTCTACCGCAATGCCATAGGCGACGAGTGCGTCTACGTGGAGTCCGGCAGCGGCACGCTGGAGACGGTCTTCGGGGCGATCGAGGCCGGGCAGGGCGACTACCTCGTCATCCCGCGCGCCACCACCCACCGCTGGGTGCCCAGCGGCGAGCAGCCGCTGCGGCTCTACGCGATCGAGGCCAACAGCCACATCACGCCCGCCAAGCGCTACCTCTCCAAGTTCGGGCAGCTCCTTGAGCACGCGCCGTTCTGCGAGCGCGACCTGCGCGGCCCGGTCGGACCACTGCTCTGCGACGAGAGCGGTGATCACGAGATCTACGTCAAGCACCGCGGCAACGGCAGCGAGGGCGTGGCCGGGACGGTCTTCGTGACCCCCACCCACCCGTTCGACGTGGTCGGCTGGGACGGCTGCCTCTACCCGTACGCCTTCAACATCAGCGACTACGAGCCGATCACCGGCCGGATCCACCAGCCGCCGCCGGCCCACCAGGTCTTCGAGGGCAACAACTTCGTGATCTGCAACTTCGTGCCGCGCAAGGTGGACTACCACCCGCTGTCGATCCCCGTCCCGTACTACCACTCCAACGTGGACAGCGACGAGGTGATGTTCTACTGCGGCGGCGACTACGAGGCCCGCAAGGGCTCCGGCATCGGCCAGGGCTCGATCTCGCTGCACCCCGGCGGCCACACCCACGGCCCGCAGCCGGGCGCCTACGAGCGCAGCATCGGCGCGGAGTTCTTCGACGAGCTGGCGGTGATGGTGGACACCTTCCGCCCGCTGGAGATCGCCGAGGGCGGCCGAGCGAGCGACGACGGCAGGTACGCATGGAGCTGGAGCGGGCGCGGCCCGCAGGACGGTGGCAGCAAGTGACGACGGCCCTTCAGACCTGGGTCCCGGTTCCCGCGGGTTCCGACTTCCCGGTGCAGAACCTGCCCTACGGCGTCTTCACGCCGCTGCGCGGCGGGCACCCCGTGGGCGAGCCGCGGGTCGGCGTCGCGATCGGCGCGCATGTGCTGGACCTGGCGGCGATCTGGGCGGGCACCCCGCTCGGCGCCGACCTGGCCACCGGCTCGCTCAACGCCTTCCTGCGCCGCGGCCCGGCCGAGTGGGCCTACGTCCGTGAGCGGGTCACCACGCTGCTGACCACCGAGGACGAGCGCCGCCTGGTGGAGGCCAACCTGCACCGGATCGACGAGGTGCAGCTGCGGCTGCCGATCGAGGTCGCCGACTACGTCGACTTCTACGCCTCGGAGAACCACGCGACCAACCTGGGCCGGATGTTCCGCCCCGACGGCGAGGCGCTGCTGCCCAACTGGAAGCACCTGCCGGTGGGTTACCACGGCCGGGCCGGCACCGTCGTGGTGTCGGGCACCGAGGTGCGCCGCCCCAGCGGCCAGCGCAAGGCGCCCGGCGACCCGGCGCCGGTCTTCGGCCCGTCCGTGAAGCTGGACATCGAGGCCGAGGTCGGCTTCATCGTCGGCGCGGGCTCCGCGCTCGGCGAGGCGGTGGGCGTCGACGACTTCGCCGAGCACGTCTTCGGCGCGGTGCTGGTCAACGACTGGAGCGCCCGCGACATCCAGGCCTGGGAGTACGTGCCGCTGGGCCCCTTCCTCGGCAAGTCCTTCGCGACCTCGATCTCCGCCTGGGTGGTCCCGCTGGCGGCGCTGGAGGCCGCCCGGGTCGACACCCCCGCCCAGCTGCCCGAGCCGCTGCCGTACCTGGCGGAGAAGCAGTCCTGGGGCCTGGACCTGGCGATCGAGGTGGAGCTCAACGGGCACACCGTCTCGCGCCCGCCGTTCGCCGGCCTCTACTGGTCGCCCGCGCAGATGCTGGCGCATATGACGGTCAACGGCGCCTCGCTGCGCACCGGCGATCTCTACGCCTCCGGCACCGTCTCCGGCACCGAGGCCGACCAGCGCGGCTCGCTGATCGAGCTGACCTGGAACGGGCGCGACCCGCTGACGCTGC
This genomic window contains:
- a CDS encoding extracellular solute-binding protein; translated protein: MRRGIAASALVAALAVSLAACGSSGSSSSTAANGPVTITYWDTSNATNEAPTYQDVAKKFEAANPNIKVNFVNVPFDSAQNKLQTAMGSKGAPDVFRSDVGWTAAFAKAGYLTPLDGTPALADSAAFQPSLLKQASYQGKTYGVPLVTDTLGLLYNKALFAKAGITAAPTTWDALKADAATVKAKTGVDGFEMRAGDGYYAMPLLFGEGTDMVNAAAKKITVNSPQAAAAVETYKSLFTSPGTVKADLTSDGYAHMMDAFNTGKVAAIINGPWEITNIYQGSAFTDKANLGIAAVPAGSAGKPGAPTGGHNIDVYAGSDAAHQAAAEKFAAFMTSAASQTEIAQKNSTLPTRSDAYTPALTADPGIAGFQAILPVAQPRPELPEYSSLFTSIGTNLGKILQNQESTQAGLDATASDYAKLLPDFTK
- a CDS encoding cupin domain-containing protein; the encoded protein is MAYYRTVGTVPPKRHTQHRNEDGGLYYEELMGEEGFSSDSSLLYHRAIPSALVDSRIWALPQGKPEPNHPLKPFHFKLHDLFPGEEWRQTDAVRGRRVILANADVRIAYVAAGLPSPLYRNAIGDECVYVESGSGTLETVFGAIEAGQGDYLVIPRATTHRWVPSGEQPLRLYAIEANSHITPAKRYLSKFGQLLEHAPFCERDLRGPVGPLLCDESGDHEIYVKHRGNGSEGVAGTVFVTPTHPFDVVGWDGCLYPYAFNISDYEPITGRIHQPPPAHQVFEGNNFVICNFVPRKVDYHPLSIPVPYYHSNVDSDEVMFYCGGDYEARKGSGIGQGSISLHPGGHTHGPQPGAYERSIGAEFFDELAVMVDTFRPLEIAEGGRASDDGRYAWSWSGRGPQDGGSK
- the fahA gene encoding fumarylacetoacetase; its protein translation is MTTALQTWVPVPAGSDFPVQNLPYGVFTPLRGGHPVGEPRVGVAIGAHVLDLAAIWAGTPLGADLATGSLNAFLRRGPAEWAYVRERVTTLLTTEDERRLVEANLHRIDEVQLRLPIEVADYVDFYASENHATNLGRMFRPDGEALLPNWKHLPVGYHGRAGTVVVSGTEVRRPSGQRKAPGDPAPVFGPSVKLDIEAEVGFIVGAGSALGEAVGVDDFAEHVFGAVLVNDWSARDIQAWEYVPLGPFLGKSFATSISAWVVPLAALEAARVDTPAQLPEPLPYLAEKQSWGLDLAIEVELNGHTVSRPPFAGLYWSPAQMLAHMTVNGASLRTGDLYASGTVSGTEADQRGSLIELTWNGRDPLTLPDGSARTFLEDGDTVTLRATAPGADGVRIGFGEVTGTVRG